In Kaistella faecalis, a genomic segment contains:
- the udk gene encoding uridine kinase, with translation MLVIGIAGGTGSGKTTVVNKILQQLNVEGVNVLSQDNYYHDNQQLTLSEREVLNYDHPKSIDFELLISHVKALKNGVAIDQPIYSFVTHSRTGDHVQIEPKNVLIVEGILVLTNPELLKEYDLKVFVHADSDERLIRRIRRDTQERGRDLQEVLHRYQTTLKPMHMEFIEPSKNEADLIVPNMKQNTVAIDFLSTVINNTLKKTH, from the coding sequence ATGCTCGTTATCGGAATTGCAGGAGGAACAGGCTCCGGAAAAACTACCGTTGTAAACAAAATTCTACAGCAACTTAATGTGGAAGGTGTTAACGTTCTTTCTCAGGACAATTATTATCATGATAACCAGCAGCTTACTTTATCCGAGCGCGAAGTTTTGAACTATGATCACCCGAAATCAATTGATTTCGAACTGTTGATTTCACACGTTAAAGCGCTGAAAAACGGGGTAGCTATTGATCAGCCTATTTACTCATTTGTAACCCATTCAAGAACTGGAGATCATGTGCAGATTGAACCCAAAAATGTATTGATTGTGGAGGGAATTCTTGTGCTCACAAATCCCGAACTCTTAAAAGAGTATGACCTGAAAGTCTTTGTACATGCAGATTCTGATGAAAGACTGATCCGTAGAATCCGCCGTGATACACAGGAAAGAGGCCGCGATCTGCAGGAAGTGTTACACCGCTACCAGACCACACTGAAACCAATGCATATGGAATTCATAGAACCCTCAAAAAACGAAGCGGATCTTATTGTTCCCAATATGAAACAGAATACCGTGGCGATTGATTTCCTTTCAACAGTAATCAATAATACGCTGAAAAAAACACATTGA
- a CDS encoding FtsB family cell division protein, with protein sequence MKELIKDIKPKTPTLKFIQKYVLNKYFITIFLFLGWMVFFDSTSFLVINEMNGEIKKYERQLAYYKEEYQKNDAFYKKLMNNKSEKEKFARENYFMKKPNEEIFILVVDSTNITKTQ encoded by the coding sequence ATGAAAGAGCTGATCAAGGACATAAAGCCGAAAACACCGACGCTAAAGTTCATTCAGAAATATGTCCTGAATAAATATTTTATTACCATTTTCCTTTTTTTAGGATGGATGGTTTTTTTCGACAGCACTTCATTTCTCGTTATCAACGAAATGAATGGGGAAATAAAGAAATATGAAAGACAGCTCGCATACTATAAAGAAGAATATCAGAAAAATGATGCGTTCTACAAAAAACTCATGAATAATAAATCGGAAAAGGAAAAATTTGCCCGCGAAAATTATTTCATGAAGAAACCTAATGAAGAAATCTTTATTTTGGTGGTAGACAGCACGAATATTACGAAAACACAGTAG
- a CDS encoding methylmalonyl-CoA mutase family protein, protein MFTKTTLSDWENTVRKQLKTEDIYEVLSKENLEGITVKPYYASVERPLANLPKVEESTQLVARYREDLEENVFAFLLDKNVENLDEKVLFINNKDLAEHISAEENNRYLSLIDIFSEENSELNEQLGKELLAKDFERNICVDVALHQNSGASMVQQLAFALAKTKDLTETFGEEILSKLVFRFAVGANYFFEMAKIRAFKLVFNQLSKEFGKDEIPYIFVENSFRNKSKNDPENNLIRSTLELSAAMIGGADAVFSNDFRIENATSLSEEISFKQQIVLAYESIINVFDDGGNGSYYIENITQQFAENSWKLFLEIENRGGYCANLKSGELQQLIYNQAVAEQNWVEEGKIKLIGVNLYPKHEKTRSLEDLYDSSVIKPVRWAEMFE, encoded by the coding sequence ATGTTCACAAAAACAACACTTTCAGACTGGGAAAACACTGTTCGGAAACAACTTAAAACCGAAGATATCTATGAGGTTCTTTCGAAAGAAAATCTCGAAGGAATTACGGTAAAACCATATTACGCTTCGGTTGAAAGACCACTTGCCAACTTACCGAAAGTGGAAGAATCAACCCAGTTGGTCGCTAGATACCGCGAAGATCTGGAAGAAAATGTGTTCGCCTTTCTTCTCGATAAAAACGTGGAAAATCTCGACGAAAAAGTTCTTTTTATCAACAATAAAGATCTTGCAGAACATATCTCCGCCGAGGAAAATAACCGCTATCTTTCGCTCATCGATATATTTTCTGAAGAGAATTCTGAATTGAATGAACAGCTCGGTAAAGAGTTACTCGCTAAAGATTTCGAAAGAAACATCTGCGTTGATGTGGCGCTTCACCAAAATTCCGGAGCTTCAATGGTTCAGCAGCTCGCTTTTGCACTGGCAAAAACCAAAGATCTTACCGAAACTTTCGGTGAAGAAATCTTGAGTAAGCTCGTTTTTCGTTTTGCTGTCGGGGCTAACTATTTCTTTGAAATGGCAAAAATCAGGGCATTCAAACTCGTTTTTAATCAGCTGTCAAAGGAATTCGGGAAAGATGAAATTCCGTATATATTCGTGGAAAATTCCTTTCGGAATAAATCCAAAAATGATCCTGAGAATAACCTGATCCGTTCAACACTTGAGCTTTCGGCGGCAATGATTGGCGGCGCAGATGCCGTGTTCAGCAATGATTTCAGGATTGAAAACGCGACTTCGCTTTCCGAAGAAATTTCTTTTAAACAGCAGATTGTTCTCGCTTACGAAAGCATTATTAATGTTTTTGATGACGGTGGAAACGGCAGTTATTATATTGAAAATATTACCCAACAGTTTGCAGAAAATTCCTGGAAATTATTTTTAGAAATCGAGAATAGAGGCGGGTACTGCGCAAATCTGAAATCCGGTGAGTTGCAACAATTAATCTATAATCAGGCTGTTGCGGAACAGAATTGGGTTGAGGAAGGCAAAATAAAACTCATTGGTGTAAATCTTTATCCGAAACATGAAAAAACCAGATCTCTGGAAGATCTTTACGATTCATCAGTGATTAAACCGGTTCGGTGGGCTGAAATGTTCGAATAA
- a CDS encoding class I SAM-dependent methyltransferase, whose product MKSEVNQLLLTEEIQKYINANLTADLHSLLLKKSPFPEVSMQEIVQQIKGKKVAQKKFPFLLREGIVFPPNLNLEQASSQATAEFKAKNLKAKSFLDLTSGFGIDAYFLSENFDDVTLVEQNTELLETVKHNWKILDRSANFINKNLEDFLKENTGKFDLVYLDPARRDAQKNKKFLLEDLSPNLLEIQEKLCRISDQILIKLSPLIDISYLISVLKNVSEIQIIAVKNEVKELIVLISRENQNSTVQIGCINLESTDPDFSFSYHDERTAVAQFAEPLNFLYLPNNSVLKSGAFNVVANRFQLFKLHPNTHFYTSEELSKDFPGRIMKVEVLEPKMIKKGEKYNIISKNYPLSPDEIKKKYKISDGGNNYLIFTQSHKGKIILRSVE is encoded by the coding sequence ATGAAATCAGAAGTAAACCAACTTCTTCTTACTGAAGAAATTCAAAAATATATCAATGCAAATCTCACCGCTGATTTGCATTCTTTGTTACTGAAAAAATCACCATTCCCGGAAGTATCGATGCAGGAAATTGTGCAGCAGATCAAAGGAAAAAAGGTTGCCCAGAAAAAGTTTCCCTTTCTGCTTCGGGAAGGAATTGTTTTTCCGCCAAATCTTAATCTGGAACAGGCTTCGTCTCAGGCTACCGCAGAATTTAAAGCAAAAAATCTTAAAGCAAAAAGTTTTCTTGATCTCACTTCAGGATTTGGCATTGATGCTTACTTTCTTTCTGAAAATTTTGATGATGTTACCCTTGTAGAACAAAATACTGAGCTTCTGGAAACGGTAAAACACAATTGGAAAATTCTTGACAGAAGCGCGAATTTCATCAATAAAAATTTAGAGGATTTTCTAAAGGAAAACACCGGAAAATTTGATTTGGTTTACCTTGATCCAGCGCGGCGGGATGCGCAGAAAAACAAAAAATTTCTGCTCGAAGATTTGTCACCTAATTTGTTGGAAATTCAGGAGAAACTCTGCAGAATTTCAGATCAGATTCTTATCAAACTTTCGCCGCTTATTGATATTTCTTACCTGATTTCTGTGCTGAAAAATGTCTCGGAAATTCAAATCATCGCGGTGAAAAATGAGGTAAAGGAACTGATTGTATTGATTTCTCGGGAAAATCAGAATAGTACGGTACAAATCGGCTGCATTAATCTTGAAAGCACAGATCCGGACTTTTCGTTTTCATATCACGATGAAAGAACTGCAGTTGCCCAGTTTGCTGAACCGCTGAACTTTCTTTATTTGCCGAATAACTCCGTTTTAAAGTCCGGGGCATTCAATGTCGTTGCAAACCGTTTTCAACTTTTCAAGCTTCATCCAAATACCCATTTTTATACTTCCGAAGAATTGTCAAAGGATTTTCCCGGAAGAATAATGAAAGTTGAAGTTTTGGAACCTAAAATGATTAAAAAGGGCGAAAAATATAATATCATTTCAAAAAACTACCCGCTGTCACCCGATGAAATTAAGAAGAAATATAAAATTTCTGATGGCGGAAATAATTATCTGATATTCACACAAAGCCACAAAGGAAAAATTATTTTAAGATCTGTTGAATAA
- a CDS encoding dipeptidase, whose product MQETLNYINENKQRYVDELFELLKIASISADPAYKDEVLKCADEVAKHLKTAGADHVEVCPTKGYPIVYGEKIIDKNLPTVLVYGHYDVQPPDPLELWTKPPFEPYIEKTPLHPEGAIFARGSADDKGQFFMHVKAFEAMMKTNTLPCNVKFILEGEEEVGSKSLEGFVKENTEKLACDTILISDTHIYSNEQPTVTTGLRGLSYVEVEVEGPNRDLHSGLYGGAVPNPIHVLSRMIANLIDENGHITIDGFYDNVDVVSDEERAEMNKLKDDPEGFKKSIGLNGVEGEKGYTTLERTSIRPTLDCNGIWGGYTGEGAKTVIPSKAFAKISMRLVPYQTPDEITEKFTKYFEKIAPANVKVKVNPHHGGMPYVLPSDTKEFAAARKAMETAFGKEVLPYRSGGSIPITAMFEQVLGAKSVLMGFGLDSDAIHSPNEHYGLYNFYKGIESIPLFFENYAKS is encoded by the coding sequence ATGCAAGAAACCCTAAATTACATCAACGAAAATAAACAGCGGTATGTTGATGAACTCTTTGAGCTGCTGAAGATTGCATCAATCTCTGCAGATCCTGCATACAAAGATGAAGTGCTGAAATGCGCTGATGAAGTTGCCAAGCATCTTAAAACTGCTGGTGCAGATCATGTTGAAGTTTGCCCGACCAAAGGTTATCCTATCGTTTACGGAGAAAAAATCATAGATAAAAATTTACCGACTGTACTTGTATATGGTCATTACGACGTACAGCCGCCGGATCCGCTTGAGTTATGGACAAAACCGCCTTTTGAGCCATATATTGAGAAAACTCCGCTTCATCCTGAAGGCGCGATTTTCGCTAGAGGTTCTGCAGATGACAAGGGCCAGTTTTTCATGCATGTAAAAGCTTTTGAAGCGATGATGAAGACCAATACATTGCCGTGTAATGTGAAGTTTATTTTGGAGGGCGAAGAAGAAGTTGGTTCTAAAAGTCTGGAAGGTTTTGTAAAAGAAAACACCGAAAAGTTAGCCTGCGATACGATCTTAATTTCAGATACTCATATTTATTCTAATGAGCAGCCAACGGTAACAACCGGCTTGCGAGGTTTGAGTTATGTGGAAGTTGAAGTAGAAGGACCCAACAGGGATTTACATTCCGGATTATATGGTGGAGCTGTTCCTAATCCGATCCACGTGCTTTCGCGAATGATAGCAAATCTTATTGACGAGAACGGTCACATTACGATTGACGGTTTTTATGACAATGTAGACGTTGTCTCTGATGAGGAAAGAGCGGAAATGAATAAATTGAAAGACGATCCGGAAGGCTTCAAAAAATCTATCGGATTGAATGGAGTAGAAGGGGAAAAAGGATATACAACTTTAGAGAGAACTTCCATCCGTCCGACTTTAGACTGCAACGGAATTTGGGGCGGTTATACAGGAGAAGGCGCAAAAACCGTAATTCCAAGCAAAGCATTTGCTAAAATTTCCATGCGTTTGGTTCCTTACCAGACTCCAGACGAAATCACCGAGAAATTCACTAAATATTTTGAAAAAATTGCTCCGGCAAATGTAAAAGTGAAGGTAAATCCTCACCATGGCGGCATGCCTTACGTTTTGCCAAGCGACACCAAAGAGTTTGCTGCAGCCAGAAAAGCAATGGAAACCGCTTTTGGTAAAGAAGTGCTTCCGTACAGAAGTGGTGGGAGTATTCCGATTACAGCGATGTTCGAGCAGGTTCTGGGAGCCAAATCAGTTTTGATGGGCTTCGGGTTAGATTCTGATGCGATTCACTCGCCAAATGAGCACTATGGACTCTATAATTTTTATAAGGGAATTGAAAGTATTCCTCTTTTCTTTGAAAATTACGCGAAATCGTAA
- a CDS encoding SDR family oxidoreductase — protein MNEKVAYITGGTKGIGFGIAQVLLKNGIRIAVSGRKQEDAEEAARILSEDDTKVFGIASDVKNFEDEKNAVAEIIKKFGRLDYVIANAGLGVFKPVDELSLEDWNDMIDTNLKGVFHTLKAAIPSLKNTEGYFISIASLAGTNFFENGSGYNASKFGVVGFTQAAMIDLRKYNIKVSTIMPGSVSTNFNGNEPSEKDAWKIQPEDLGELVLDIFKMNPRTLPSKIEIRPSKPNS, from the coding sequence ATGAATGAAAAAGTAGCTTATATTACAGGAGGAACCAAAGGAATTGGTTTCGGTATTGCACAGGTTTTACTTAAAAACGGCATCAGAATTGCCGTTTCTGGTAGAAAGCAGGAAGATGCGGAAGAAGCAGCGAGAATTTTATCAGAAGATGACACAAAAGTCTTCGGAATAGCGTCCGACGTTAAGAATTTTGAAGATGAAAAAAATGCCGTGGCAGAAATTATTAAAAAGTTCGGTCGTCTCGATTATGTTATTGCCAATGCAGGCCTCGGTGTATTTAAACCCGTAGATGAACTTTCTCTTGAAGACTGGAACGACATGATTGATACTAATCTCAAAGGTGTTTTTCATACGTTGAAAGCCGCAATTCCATCACTTAAAAATACGGAGGGATATTTTATCAGCATTGCAAGTCTGGCCGGAACCAATTTCTTTGAAAACGGCTCGGGATACAACGCTTCTAAATTTGGTGTGGTAGGTTTTACGCAGGCTGCGATGATTGACTTAAGAAAATATAACATCAAAGTTTCTACTATTATGCCGGGTTCAGTTTCGACGAATTTCAACGGCAACGAACCTTCTGAAAAAGACGCCTGGAAAATTCAGCCTGAAGATCTCGGTGAGCTGGTTTTGGATATTTTTAAAATGAATCCGCGTACTCTGCCGAGTAAGATCGAGATCAGACCTTCTAAACCAAACAGTTAA
- a CDS encoding electron transfer flavoprotein subunit beta/FixA family protein, with translation MKILVCISSVPDTTSKINFTADKSAFDKNGIQWVINPLDEFSLTKAVKLQESLGATVTVANVGDAATEPVIRKALAIGATDAIRVNTEAKDSFSVATEIANIARNGGYDLILCGKESIDYNGGAVPGMVAQLLNHPFVNACVGLEVNGTEVTAVREIEGGKETISVKLPAVIAGQKGMVDEKDLIIPNMRGIMSARTKPLHIQEPAGSEVKVQGVSYDSVPARAAVKMVTPDNLDELVRLLHEEAKVI, from the coding sequence ATGAAAATATTAGTTTGTATCAGTAGTGTTCCAGATACTACTTCAAAAATTAATTTTACAGCAGACAAGTCTGCTTTCGACAAAAACGGAATTCAATGGGTAATCAATCCTTTAGATGAATTCTCTCTAACCAAAGCGGTTAAATTGCAGGAATCTCTGGGAGCAACAGTTACCGTAGCCAATGTTGGAGACGCAGCTACTGAACCCGTGATCCGAAAAGCTCTCGCAATTGGAGCAACTGATGCAATAAGAGTAAATACGGAAGCTAAAGACAGTTTTTCGGTTGCTACTGAAATCGCGAATATTGCGAGAAATGGTGGTTACGATTTAATCCTTTGCGGTAAAGAATCTATTGATTATAACGGTGGTGCTGTACCGGGAATGGTAGCACAGTTATTGAACCATCCCTTTGTAAATGCATGCGTTGGTTTGGAAGTGAATGGTACTGAAGTTACTGCAGTAAGAGAAATTGAAGGGGGTAAAGAAACCATTTCTGTGAAATTACCAGCGGTAATCGCGGGACAGAAAGGTATGGTTGATGAAAAAGATTTAATCATCCCGAACATGAGAGGTATTATGTCTGCAAGAACAAAACCGCTTCATATTCAGGAGCCAGCAGGTTCTGAAGTTAAAGTACAGGGTGTTTCCTACGACTCGGTTCCGGCTAGAGCTGCTGTGAAGATGGTGACTCCAGATAACCTGGACGAGTTGGTGAGATTGCTTCACGAAGAGGCTAAGGTGATTTAA
- a CDS encoding electron transfer flavoprotein subunit alpha/FixB family protein, producing the protein MAVFVYAENINGVYKKAAFEAVSYAKAVADKLGETVTAISVNPTDSSDLLYKYGAEKVISIKDEGLKNFSAKAYAQAVNEVADGNILVFPHTTDASSIAPMLVIMKNYSLITNVLEAPESITPFQVKRRAFSGKGFMHAKADAAGVIVTVSQNAFGVKENSVAGTEEVKNLTVVNEDTKVLSHEQSSGKLDLKEAEVVVSAGRGMKGPENWVMIEDLANTLGAATACSKPVSDIGWRPHSEHVGQTGKAIAPNLYIAIGISGAIQHLAGVNSSKTIVVINSDPEAPFFKSADYGVVGDAFQIIPALNQKIKALKG; encoded by the coding sequence ATGGCAGTATTCGTATATGCAGAAAATATAAACGGAGTTTACAAGAAAGCCGCTTTCGAAGCAGTTTCTTATGCAAAAGCAGTTGCTGATAAGTTGGGAGAAACCGTGACAGCAATTTCCGTAAATCCTACAGATTCGTCAGATCTTTTGTATAAATATGGCGCAGAAAAAGTCATCAGTATCAAAGATGAGGGTCTGAAAAATTTCAGTGCTAAAGCTTACGCACAGGCAGTAAATGAAGTTGCAGACGGTAATATACTGGTTTTTCCACACACCACAGATGCTTCTTCTATTGCGCCTATGTTGGTGATTATGAAGAATTATTCTTTAATTACCAACGTTCTGGAAGCTCCTGAAAGTATTACTCCTTTCCAGGTGAAAAGAAGAGCATTTTCAGGTAAAGGATTCATGCACGCAAAAGCTGATGCAGCGGGAGTTATTGTAACTGTTTCGCAGAATGCTTTCGGTGTGAAGGAAAATTCAGTTGCCGGAACTGAGGAAGTGAAAAATTTAACGGTCGTTAATGAGGATACCAAAGTTCTTTCCCACGAACAGAGTTCTGGGAAACTGGATCTGAAAGAAGCTGAAGTTGTAGTTTCTGCAGGCCGTGGAATGAAAGGTCCTGAAAACTGGGTAATGATCGAAGATCTTGCCAACACTTTAGGGGCAGCAACAGCATGTTCCAAACCTGTTTCTGATATTGGTTGGAGACCTCATTCTGAGCACGTAGGACAAACAGGTAAGGCAATTGCACCGAATCTTTACATCGCAATAGGAATTTCGGGAGCGATTCAGCATTTGGCGGGTGTAAACTCTTCGAAAACGATTGTAGTGATCAACAGTGATCCGGAAGCCCCATTCTTTAAATCCGCAGATTACGGTGTGGTAGGTGATGCGTTCCAGATTATTCCGGCCCTTAACCAGAAAATAAAAGCATTGAAAGGATAA